Proteins encoded by one window of Cannabis sativa cultivar Pink pepper isolate KNU-18-1 chromosome 4, ASM2916894v1, whole genome shotgun sequence:
- the LOC115712732 gene encoding chaperone protein dnaJ 16 isoform X1, whose protein sequence is MPAHRSKSEKHEPAKQLRRDPYEVLSVSRNSTDQEIKSAYRRMALKYHPDKNANDPQASDMFKEVTFSYNILSDPDKRRQYDTAGFEAVEAESQELELDLSSLGAVNTMFAALFSKLGVPIKTTVSATVLEEALNGSVTVRSLPLGQPISRKVEKQCAHFYEVTVTEEEAQAGFVCRVQSSDKSKFKLLYFDKDVNGEGSGGLSLALQEDSAKTGKVTSAGMYFLCFPVYRLDQTVNSVTASKDPDAAFFKKLDGFQPCEITELKAGTHVFAVYGDNFFKSVSYTIEALCAEPFIEEKDNLRAVESEILTKRVELSKFEAEYREVLAQFTEMTNRYAQEMQEIDDLLKQRNEIHASYTAAPPIKRSSSRSRSKGTTKEEVKEDGEEREKRSTSRDRPKKKKWYNIHLKVDKRKPC, encoded by the exons ATGCCGGCGCATAGATCGAAATCAGAGAAGCATGAGCCTGCGAAGCAGCTACGGCGGGACCCTTATGAGGTCCTTAGCGTTTCTAGGAACTCGACTGATCAGGAAATCAAAAGCGCTTACCGCCGAATGGCGCTCAA GTATCATCCTGACAAGAATGCAAATGATCCTCAAGCATCAGATATGTTTAAGGAGGTCACATTTTCCTATAACATCTTGTCAGATCCAGATAAAAGGCGTCAGTATGATACAGCTGGGTTTGAG GCTGTTGAAGCAGAGAGTCAAGAGTTGGAGCTGGATCTTTCAAGTTTAGGAGCTGTTAACACCATGTTTGCTGCCCTTTTCAG TAAACTAGGGGTTCCAATTAAGACCACTGTGTCAGCTACTGTCTTGGAGGAGGCACTTAATGGATCGGTCACTGTTCGTTCTCTTCCACTGGGGCAACCTATATCCAGAAAG GTTGAAAAACAATGTGCCCACTTCTATGAAGTGACGGTTACTGAAGAGGAAGCTCAAGCTGGATTTGTTTGCCGAGTGCAGTCATCTGACAAAAGCAAGTTTAAG tTATTGTATTTTGATAAGGATGTGAATGGTGAGGGAAGTGGTGGATTAAGCCTTGCCTTACAG gaaGACAGTGCAAAAACTGGAAAGGTTACGTCAGCTGGGATGTATTTCCTTTGTTTTCCCGTGTATCGATTAGATCAGACAGTTAACTCG GTAACTGCTTCAAAGGATCCTGATGCTGCTTTTTTCAAAAAGCTAGATGGGTTTCAACCATGCGAGATAACTGAGTTGAAGGCGGGCACCCACGTGTTTGCTGTTTATG gtgacaatttttttaaaagcgTAAGCTACACTATAGAAGCACTTTGTGCAGAGCCGTTTATAGAAGAAAAAGACAATCTAAGGGCTGTAGAATCAGAAATACTAACAAAGAGGGTGGAGCTGTCAAAATTTGAAGCCGAATACAGAGAG GTTCTGGCCCAGTTCACCGAAATGACCAATAGATACGCGCAAGAAATGCAAGAG ATTGATGACCTTCTCAAGCAAAGGAATGAGATACATGCCTCGTATACTGCTGCACCTCCAATCAAACGGAGTTCCAGTAGAAGCAGGAGTAAGGGCACAACCAAGGAGGAGGTTAAAGAAGATGgtgaagagagagaaaagagatcAACTTCAAGAGATCGACCCAAGAAGAAAAAGTGGTATAACATTCATCTAAAAGTTGACAAGAGGAAGCCATGCTGA
- the LOC115712733 gene encoding peroxidase 31-like, producing MASSYFIPLLLSLSLPILTFFPSTTLSKLTPNYYQKSCPKFPDIVRQIVQEKQSVVPTTAAATLRLLFHDCLVEGCDASILIASNAFNKAERDAENNLSLSGDGFDVVTRIKTALELQCPGIVSCSDILATAARDLITIEGGPYYPVRLGRKDGLVSKAELVEGKLPRPKMPLTQLIALFASKKFTVQEMVALVGAHTIGFAHCSEFSNRIYNFSKKTKVDPAYNPKYAEGLRKLCSNYTKDPSMSAFNDVMTPNKFDNMYYKNLQRGLALLASDQALAVDKRTRPHVDLYATNQTKFFQDFAHAMEKLSVYKIKTGRKGEVRRRCDAFNNLKTA from the coding sequence ATGGCTTCTTCCTATTTCATTCCCTTACTCCTCTCCCTCTCCCTCCCTATCCTCACCTTCTTTCCCTCCACAACACTATCAAAGCTCACCCCAAACTACTACCAAAAAAGCTGCCCGAAATTCCCCGACATCGTACGGCAGATTGTACAGGAAAAGCAATCGGTGGTCCCAACCACAGCTGCCGCCACTCTCCGCCTCCTCTTCCATGATTGCCTCGTCGAAGGCTGCGACGCCTCCATCCTCATCGCCTCCAATGCCTTCAACAAGGCTGAGCGAGATGCTGAAAACAACCTCTCTCTCTCCGGCGATGGTTTTGACGTCGTGACGCGTATCAAGACCGCTCTTGAGCTTCAATGTCCCGGCATTGTGTCGTGCTCAGATATTCTAGCAACTGCTGCCCGGGACTTGATCACCATTGAAGGCGGGCCTTATTATCCCGTTAGGCTCGGCCGGAAAGACGGACTTGTGTCGAAAGCTGAATTAGTAGAAGGGAAACTTCCAAGGCCGAAGATGCCATTGACGCAGCTCATTGCCCTTTTCGCTTCCAAGAAATTCACCGTGCAAGAGATGGTGGCATTGGTCGGCGCACACACAATTGGGTTCGCGCATTGCTCGGAATTTAGCAATAGAATCtacaattttagtaaaaaaactAAGGTTGATCCGGCTTACAATCCCAAATACGCAGAAGGGTTGAGGAAACTTTGCTCAAATTACACCAAGGACCCATCGATGTCGGCTTTCAACGATGTGATGACACCCAACAAGTTCGATAACATGTACTACAAGAACTTGCAGAGAGGGCTGGCGCTGTTGGCTTCGGACCAAGCTTTGGCTGTGGACAAGAGAACTAGGCCTCACGTGGACTTGTACGCTACCAACCAGACCAAGTTCTTTCAGGATTTTGCTCATGCTATGGAGAAGCTTAGTGTTTATAAGATTAAGACGGGTAGGAAGGGAGAGGTGAGACGTAGATGTGATGCCTTTAATAATTTGAAAACTGCTTAA
- the LOC115712732 gene encoding chaperone protein dnaJ 16 isoform X2, producing the protein MWFAPTRYHPDKNANDPQASDMFKEVTFSYNILSDPDKRRQYDTAGFEAVEAESQELELDLSSLGAVNTMFAALFSKLGVPIKTTVSATVLEEALNGSVTVRSLPLGQPISRKVEKQCAHFYEVTVTEEEAQAGFVCRVQSSDKSKFKLLYFDKDVNGEGSGGLSLALQEDSAKTGKVTSAGMYFLCFPVYRLDQTVNSVTASKDPDAAFFKKLDGFQPCEITELKAGTHVFAVYGDNFFKSVSYTIEALCAEPFIEEKDNLRAVESEILTKRVELSKFEAEYREVLAQFTEMTNRYAQEMQEIDDLLKQRNEIHASYTAAPPIKRSSSRSRSKGTTKEEVKEDGEEREKRSTSRDRPKKKKWYNIHLKVDKRKPC; encoded by the exons ATGTGGTTTGCTCCCACAAG GTATCATCCTGACAAGAATGCAAATGATCCTCAAGCATCAGATATGTTTAAGGAGGTCACATTTTCCTATAACATCTTGTCAGATCCAGATAAAAGGCGTCAGTATGATACAGCTGGGTTTGAG GCTGTTGAAGCAGAGAGTCAAGAGTTGGAGCTGGATCTTTCAAGTTTAGGAGCTGTTAACACCATGTTTGCTGCCCTTTTCAG TAAACTAGGGGTTCCAATTAAGACCACTGTGTCAGCTACTGTCTTGGAGGAGGCACTTAATGGATCGGTCACTGTTCGTTCTCTTCCACTGGGGCAACCTATATCCAGAAAG GTTGAAAAACAATGTGCCCACTTCTATGAAGTGACGGTTACTGAAGAGGAAGCTCAAGCTGGATTTGTTTGCCGAGTGCAGTCATCTGACAAAAGCAAGTTTAAG tTATTGTATTTTGATAAGGATGTGAATGGTGAGGGAAGTGGTGGATTAAGCCTTGCCTTACAG gaaGACAGTGCAAAAACTGGAAAGGTTACGTCAGCTGGGATGTATTTCCTTTGTTTTCCCGTGTATCGATTAGATCAGACAGTTAACTCG GTAACTGCTTCAAAGGATCCTGATGCTGCTTTTTTCAAAAAGCTAGATGGGTTTCAACCATGCGAGATAACTGAGTTGAAGGCGGGCACCCACGTGTTTGCTGTTTATG gtgacaatttttttaaaagcgTAAGCTACACTATAGAAGCACTTTGTGCAGAGCCGTTTATAGAAGAAAAAGACAATCTAAGGGCTGTAGAATCAGAAATACTAACAAAGAGGGTGGAGCTGTCAAAATTTGAAGCCGAATACAGAGAG GTTCTGGCCCAGTTCACCGAAATGACCAATAGATACGCGCAAGAAATGCAAGAG ATTGATGACCTTCTCAAGCAAAGGAATGAGATACATGCCTCGTATACTGCTGCACCTCCAATCAAACGGAGTTCCAGTAGAAGCAGGAGTAAGGGCACAACCAAGGAGGAGGTTAAAGAAGATGgtgaagagagagaaaagagatcAACTTCAAGAGATCGACCCAAGAAGAAAAAGTGGTATAACATTCATCTAAAAGTTGACAAGAGGAAGCCATGCTGA